In the genome of Candidatus Zixiibacteriota bacterium, one region contains:
- a CDS encoding acetyl-CoA hydrolase/transferase family protein: MKWIDLYHSKLVSAENAVKCIKSGDVVYVHPGCCTPEYLVDAMVARKDELENVTVTHILTEGKAAYAQPGMEPYFRHRSLFTGKNARKAVNDGRADQTHMFLGEVEQLWLTGLLPIDIALIQVSPPDEHGFCSFGVGVDVTMSAAHKAKTVIAMVNQHMPRVHGDCFIHVNKLTHVVEHTTPLLEMPQGTPDETSMKIGKLIADNIDDGSTLQMGIGAIPNAFLAALEGRHDMGIHTEMFSDGIISLVESSVVNNSQKTLHPGKIVSAFVLGTREVFDFCDDNPICEFHPCSYTNDPFIIAQNEKMVSINSALGIDLTGQVFSDSLGYRFYSGFGGQVDFVRGASKSKGGKPFIAFPATAKGGTMSRIVPHMSEGTGVTTTRADVHYIVTEYGVVDLYGKTVRERTKLLISIAAPEFREELEKFAKEHKYI; encoded by the coding sequence ATGAAATGGATTGATTTATACCATAGCAAATTAGTATCTGCTGAAAATGCGGTAAAATGCATTAAATCAGGCGATGTTGTTTATGTCCACCCGGGCTGTTGTACTCCGGAATATCTCGTGGATGCAATGGTAGCTCGTAAAGATGAACTCGAAAATGTTACCGTCACTCATATTCTCACTGAGGGCAAAGCAGCCTATGCGCAGCCGGGGATGGAACCTTATTTCCGCCATCGCTCGCTGTTTACAGGCAAAAACGCGCGCAAGGCCGTAAATGACGGGCGAGCCGACCAAACACATATGTTTTTAGGTGAAGTCGAACAGCTTTGGCTTACCGGCCTTCTCCCTATAGATATTGCTCTTATTCAAGTAAGCCCTCCGGATGAACATGGTTTTTGCTCTTTTGGAGTCGGCGTTGATGTTACAATGTCTGCCGCCCATAAAGCGAAAACCGTAATAGCGATGGTTAATCAGCATATGCCGCGCGTTCATGGCGATTGCTTCATCCATGTGAATAAACTAACCCACGTTGTAGAACATACAACACCACTTCTGGAAATGCCGCAAGGCACACCAGATGAAACCTCGATGAAAATAGGCAAGCTTATCGCCGACAACATTGATGACGGCTCTACTCTTCAGATGGGTATAGGAGCTATCCCAAATGCTTTTCTGGCTGCTCTTGAGGGACGCCATGACATGGGTATTCATACCGAGATGTTCTCCGATGGTATTATCTCGCTGGTAGAATCCAGCGTAGTAAATAATTCCCAAAAGACTCTTCATCCGGGCAAAATAGTTTCTGCATTTGTGTTGGGAACTCGGGAAGTTTTTGATTTTTGTGATGACAATCCTATTTGTGAATTCCACCCCTGCTCTTATACTAACGACCCTTTTATCATCGCGCAAAATGAAAAAATGGTTTCAATTAATTCCGCTCTGGGTATAGATCTTACCGGGCAGGTTTTTTCAGACTCGCTGGGTTACAGGTTTTATTCCGGTTTTGGCGGACAAGTTGATTTTGTTCGCGGCGCATCAAAATCAAAAGGCGGCAAGCCGTTCATCGCTTTTCCAGCAACTGCCAAAGGCGGCACAATGTCGAGAATAGTACCGCATATGTCAGAGGGCACAGGCGTTACAACTACTCGTGCCGATGTTCACTATATCGTTACCGAATATGGCGTTGTGGATTTATATGGTAAAACAGTCAGAGAACGCACTAAGCTTTTAATAAGCATTGCGGCTCCGGAATTCCGGGAAGAATTAGAAAAATTTGCTAAAGAACATAAATATATCTAA
- a CDS encoding valine--tRNA ligase, with product MTDIPKAYNPKLVEDVIYKKWLDSGIFHGQLDNDKEPYSIVIPPPNVTDILHLGHALNNTLQDILIRWKKMQGRETEWLPGVDHAGIATQVVVEKALAREGRSRHDIGREKFVQKVWKWKEEKFDRIIKQLQKIGCACDWDRTRFTMDEGLSKAVIEVFCRLYEKGLIYRGERIVNWCPDCLTTLSDDEIERDEVDSFLWYIKYKIKGSDEYVIIATTRPETMLGDTAIAVNPADERFKELIGKSAILPIMDRELPIIADDYVDMEFGTGALKITPAHDPNDFDIGIRHSLERINILSKDGTLNENAGKFAGLDRYDARKKIVEELKEKGHLDKIENYSLISGTCYRCHTVVEPYLSKQWFVKMKPLAKPAIDSVKSGRIKFHPEHWVKTYLHWMENVRDWCISRQLWWGHRIPVYYCDDCQEIMVARSKPEKCSSCGSKNLRQDEDVLDTWFSSWLWPFSTFGWPEKTAELDKYFPTKALVTGSEIIYLWVARMVMGSLEFMGKEPFSDVYIHGTVRDADGIKMSKSLGNGIDPLLIIDKYGADALRVSLILETPEGQDPHISEKTFEIGRNFANKLWSASRFVRLNMGDFKLAENLKITESHLEMPDKWILSRLAKSIGLVNNYLSAFRFSTAAKAAYDFIWNDYCSNYLEMLKPRYFADKELSDPAIRDSIQAARECSGYVLLQILKLLHPFMPFVTEEIWSLALENDGKDSISTKSWPEPMLKFIDDELERDMEKVIELAESVRIACGELSVPPAKKPKVLIRCENDMLVEIFNTHKNEIRNLARSGEVEASIDIKKPPLSASAIVPGAEIFIPLEGLIDIEQEKARLEKLLDEKTQYAEKLSRKLNNHDFINRAPAEVVEADRGRLKKTEELTEKLNKNLESLSGW from the coding sequence ATGACTGATATTCCAAAAGCATATAATCCAAAACTGGTTGAGGATGTTATATATAAGAAATGGCTCGATTCCGGTATTTTCCATGGCCAGCTTGATAACGATAAGGAGCCTTATTCTATAGTTATACCTCCGCCTAATGTTACTGATATTCTTCACCTTGGGCATGCGCTCAATAATACGCTTCAGGATATTTTGATACGTTGGAAGAAGATGCAGGGGCGCGAGACGGAATGGCTTCCCGGAGTTGATCATGCCGGTATTGCCACCCAGGTTGTGGTTGAAAAGGCATTAGCGCGGGAGGGGCGTTCTCGTCATGATATCGGACGCGAGAAATTCGTTCAGAAAGTCTGGAAGTGGAAAGAAGAGAAATTCGATAGAATCATAAAACAACTTCAGAAAATTGGCTGTGCCTGTGATTGGGACCGCACTCGTTTCACAATGGATGAAGGGTTGTCAAAAGCCGTTATTGAAGTATTTTGCCGTCTTTATGAAAAAGGGCTTATTTATCGCGGCGAGCGAATTGTTAACTGGTGCCCCGATTGTTTAACCACTCTCTCTGATGATGAAATCGAGAGGGATGAAGTTGATTCGTTTCTCTGGTATATAAAATATAAAATTAAAGGCTCTGATGAGTATGTAATAATTGCCACAACCCGTCCTGAAACTATGCTTGGCGATACTGCCATAGCAGTTAATCCGGCAGATGAGCGGTTTAAGGAACTTATAGGCAAATCAGCTATCCTGCCAATAATGGACCGCGAACTTCCAATTATAGCTGATGATTATGTCGATATGGAGTTTGGCACCGGCGCTCTAAAAATCACTCCCGCTCATGACCCAAATGATTTCGATATCGGTATCCGTCATAGCCTCGAACGGATAAATATTTTAAGCAAGGACGGCACTCTTAATGAAAACGCCGGTAAATTCGCCGGCTTGGACAGATATGATGCTCGCAAGAAAATAGTTGAGGAACTTAAGGAAAAGGGGCATCTTGATAAGATAGAAAACTACAGCCTTATTTCCGGCACTTGTTATCGATGTCATACGGTTGTTGAACCTTATCTATCCAAGCAATGGTTTGTTAAAATGAAGCCATTGGCTAAACCGGCGATTGATTCGGTCAAATCCGGACGCATTAAATTCCATCCCGAACACTGGGTTAAAACATACCTTCACTGGATGGAAAATGTACGCGACTGGTGTATCTCACGTCAATTGTGGTGGGGACACCGCATTCCGGTTTACTATTGCGATGATTGTCAGGAAATTATGGTTGCACGCTCAAAACCAGAGAAGTGCTCGAGTTGCGGCAGCAAAAATCTGCGTCAGGATGAGGATGTTCTTGATACTTGGTTTTCCTCTTGGCTTTGGCCGTTTTCAACATTTGGCTGGCCTGAGAAAACTGCCGAACTTGATAAATATTTCCCAACCAAAGCGCTGGTTACCGGCTCCGAGATTATTTATCTATGGGTTGCCCGCATGGTGATGGGATCATTGGAATTTATGGGCAAGGAACCTTTCTCCGATGTTTACATCCATGGCACAGTGCGCGATGCTGATGGTATAAAAATGTCGAAATCATTAGGTAATGGTATCGACCCGCTTTTGATAATCGATAAATACGGCGCGGATGCCTTGCGAGTCTCTTTGATTTTGGAGACACCGGAAGGGCAGGACCCGCATATTTCGGAAAAGACATTTGAAATCGGCCGCAATTTTGCCAACAAGTTATGGAGCGCATCTCGGTTTGTTCGCCTTAATATGGGCGATTTTAAACTTGCCGAGAATTTGAAAATTACCGAAAGCCATCTTGAGATGCCCGATAAATGGATACTTTCACGGCTGGCTAAATCTATTGGTTTGGTTAACAACTATCTTTCTGCTTTTCGTTTTTCGACTGCCGCAAAAGCCGCTTATGATTTTATCTGGAATGATTACTGCAGTAATTATCTTGAGATGCTAAAACCCCGATATTTTGCCGATAAAGAATTGAGCGACCCGGCAATTCGTGATTCCATTCAAGCAGCTCGCGAATGCTCGGGTTATGTGCTCCTTCAAATACTGAAACTGCTCCATCCGTTTATGCCATTTGTAACCGAAGAAATCTGGAGTTTAGCGCTTGAGAATGACGGCAAAGATTCGATTTCGACTAAAAGCTGGCCGGAACCTATGTTGAAGTTCATTGATGATGAACTCGAAAGAGACATGGAAAAAGTGATAGAGCTGGCCGAGTCGGTACGTATAGCCTGCGGTGAATTATCTGTACCGCCTGCCAAGAAACCGAAAGTGCTGATTAGATGTGAAAACGATATGCTTGTTGAAATATTTAATACACACAAGAATGAAATCAGAAACCTGGCTCGTTCGGGTGAGGTGGAAGCTTCAATAGATATAAAAAAACCGCCGCTTTCAGCCTCGGCTATTGTACCCGGTGCTGAGATATTTATTCCGCTTGAGGGTTTGATTGATATCGAACAGGAAAAAGCTAGGCTGGAGAAGCTTCTCGATGAGAAAACGCAGTATGCCGAAAAATTGTCCCGGAAGCTTAACAACCACGATTTTATCAACCGCGCGCCGGCTGAGGTAGTGGAAGCCGACCGCGGCCGTCTTAAGAAGACCGAGGAACTGACTGAGAAGCTGAATAAGAATCTGGAGTCGCTGTCGGGATGGTAG
- a CDS encoding 4Fe-4S binding protein → MRKLTTLRTVCQIFFFLLFVYLVIATQYSYCPDEEKVSGWLKLFFDINPLNLLGVSTAAGVLYATLILGFILLVATIIFGRFFCGWICPLGSLNHFFSAFKSERREHRAKALMKSNIYKPYQSLKYYLLIILIMMAVFGSLQTGLFDPISILARSLAMVILPAITLLLKTFYAWLWSSDNFYIAWLGEILYGVSSKLFLPVKQPQFHGIFWLALIFGAIVVANRIYTRFWCRALCPLGALLGFLASFSIFGLKIDEEACDGCSKCLLHCQGGDNPHQELPHLRSECHLCLNCLDDCPRDALSFGFFGSREKVKTKPQITRRKMIFAGLAGLLAVPTLRSGISGYFKTKPKLIRPPGSLTEEDFLARCIRCGQCMEVCPTNALHPTLLEAGWEGIFTPYLIPAIGYCEYNCVLCGQSCPTGAIEALTAAKKHGGENSKPIRIGTAIIDRFQCLPWSFGKECIVCEEWCPTSPKAIDILTSKWIDEDGNEAISRRPIVNAELCTGCGACEYVCPVESKKAITVSSIGESRNPENDMFLQRSKKVKGN, encoded by the coding sequence TTGCGTAAATTAACAACCTTAAGAACCGTCTGCCAAATATTTTTCTTTTTGTTGTTTGTCTATTTGGTTATCGCTACTCAGTATAGCTATTGTCCGGATGAGGAAAAAGTATCCGGCTGGCTGAAACTGTTTTTCGATATAAATCCGCTTAATTTGTTAGGCGTTTCAACAGCCGCGGGCGTTTTATACGCAACCTTGATATTGGGTTTTATTCTGCTTGTGGCCACTATCATTTTCGGGCGGTTTTTCTGCGGCTGGATATGTCCGCTGGGGTCGCTAAATCACTTTTTTTCCGCCTTCAAATCCGAAAGAAGAGAACATCGTGCCAAAGCCTTAATGAAATCAAATATCTATAAACCATACCAAAGCCTTAAATATTATCTTCTGATTATATTAATTATGATGGCTGTTTTCGGAAGCCTTCAAACCGGCTTATTCGACCCGATATCAATCCTCGCTCGCTCATTGGCAATGGTCATCCTTCCTGCCATCACGTTATTACTTAAGACTTTCTATGCCTGGTTATGGTCGTCGGATAATTTCTATATAGCGTGGCTTGGCGAGATATTATACGGGGTATCGTCAAAGCTGTTTTTACCTGTAAAACAGCCGCAGTTTCACGGCATATTTTGGTTGGCTTTGATATTTGGGGCAATAGTAGTCGCCAACCGAATTTACACCCGTTTCTGGTGCCGCGCTTTATGTCCGCTGGGAGCATTGCTTGGATTCTTAGCCAGCTTTTCGATATTCGGATTGAAAATTGATGAAGAAGCTTGCGATGGCTGCAGCAAATGCCTCCTTCACTGCCAAGGGGGCGATAACCCGCATCAGGAACTGCCGCACCTTAGAAGTGAATGCCATCTTTGTCTTAACTGCCTTGATGATTGCCCTCGTGATGCCCTGTCGTTCGGCTTCTTTGGCAGCCGGGAAAAAGTGAAAACCAAACCGCAGATAACCCGGCGCAAGATGATATTCGCGGGCTTGGCAGGCTTATTAGCTGTGCCGACATTGAGGTCGGGAATCAGCGGTTATTTTAAAACCAAACCAAAGTTAATCCGGCCGCCCGGTTCGCTTACCGAGGAAGATTTTCTGGCTCGATGTATCCGATGCGGCCAGTGTATGGAAGTATGCCCGACAAACGCCTTGCATCCAACGCTTCTCGAAGCTGGTTGGGAAGGCATATTCACCCCTTATCTTATACCGGCAATAGGCTATTGCGAATACAATTGCGTCCTTTGCGGGCAGAGTTGTCCGACCGGCGCTATTGAGGCATTAACTGCGGCCAAAAAGCACGGCGGTGAGAACTCTAAACCAATACGTATCGGCACTGCGATAATCGACAGGTTTCAATGCCTGCCCTGGTCATTCGGTAAAGAATGTATAGTCTGTGAGGAATGGTGCCCTACCTCGCCAAAGGCAATAGATATTTTAACCAGTAAATGGATTGATGAAGACGGCAATGAAGCAATCTCTCGCCGACCGATTGTAAATGCCGAATTATGTACCGGTTGCGGCGCCTGCGAATATGTTTGTCCCGTTGAAAGCAAAAAGGCTATCACTGTTTCCTCAATCGGCGAATCGAGAAATCCTGAAAATGACATGTTTCTGCAAAGATCGAAAAAAGTAAAGGGGAATTGA
- a CDS encoding alanine dehydrogenase → MDIGIAKEGHHLENRVALTPAGVQTLINADHTVYIEQGAGEVSGFVDEDYTNVGAKLVYSPEEIFLRSKLLLKVAPPTIDEYKIMPENQVVLSAFHAAVAPEENLKLLIEKKITTVGYEIIEDDEGNLPVLVPMSELAGQMSISTASYHLSNVGGGRGVLLGGAAGVPPATVVVLGAGTLGLNAVNTAKGMGCNVILFDSDLNRLRNANYLFSKQIVTYLPFEYNLERAVQIADVLVGAVSIHGEMAPKLITKEMVKSMKPRSVIVDASIDQGGCIETSHPTNWLDPTFVSHDVIHFCVPNMPSNISRTATYALSNAILPYVYRIAKSGIEKAIQDDYGLARGVFTYKGDALRNVIAKKLGIKAKSLKDVLKTGSKK, encoded by the coding sequence ATGGACATAGGAATCGCCAAAGAAGGACACCATCTGGAAAACAGGGTTGCTCTTACTCCCGCCGGCGTTCAAACACTTATTAATGCCGACCATACGGTATATATCGAGCAGGGGGCAGGTGAAGTATCCGGCTTTGTAGATGAGGATTACACAAATGTTGGAGCAAAGTTAGTATATTCACCAGAGGAAATATTCCTGCGCTCTAAACTTTTGCTTAAGGTTGCGCCGCCAACTATCGACGAATACAAAATAATGCCTGAGAATCAGGTTGTCTTATCCGCTTTCCATGCGGCTGTGGCGCCAGAGGAAAATTTAAAATTATTGATAGAGAAAAAAATCACCACTGTAGGCTATGAGATTATCGAGGATGACGAGGGTAATTTGCCGGTTTTAGTGCCTATGTCTGAGTTAGCCGGGCAGATGTCTATCAGCACTGCCAGTTATCATCTATCCAACGTTGGCGGCGGACGAGGTGTTCTTCTTGGCGGCGCTGCAGGAGTGCCGCCGGCAACAGTGGTTGTGCTGGGTGCCGGAACGCTTGGCCTTAACGCCGTAAATACTGCCAAGGGTATGGGCTGCAACGTAATCCTTTTCGACAGCGATTTGAACAGACTTCGCAATGCTAATTATTTATTTTCGAAGCAAATTGTTACTTACTTGCCATTTGAATATAACTTAGAAAGAGCCGTTCAGATAGCTGATGTTTTAGTTGGAGCCGTGTCTATTCATGGTGAAATGGCTCCTAAGCTGATTACTAAAGAAATGGTAAAATCGATGAAGCCAAGGTCGGTAATTGTTGATGCCTCAATTGATCAGGGAGGATGTATTGAAACTTCCCACCCAACCAACTGGTTGGATCCAACATTTGTTTCTCATGATGTTATCCACTTTTGTGTTCCAAATATGCCGTCGAATATAAGCCGAACCGCCACTTATGCCCTATCCAATGCTATCCTGCCTTATGTATATCGAATCGCCAAATCAGGGATAGAAAAAGCTATACAGGATGATTACGGACTTGCTCGAGGAGTTTTTACATACAAAGGCGATGCCTTAAGAAATGTAATAGCCAAAAAGCTGGGAATTAAAGCTAAATCGCTTAAAGATGTATTGAAAACCGGGAGCAAGAAATGA
- the kdsA gene encoding 3-deoxy-8-phosphooctulonate synthase has protein sequence MAVAGFNIGTVEVGTGKPFFIAGPCVVESKEIAFAAAEEIVRVSEKYNVSFIYKSSYLKANRQSINSFATIGSAKALQILKDVKSEYNIPVLTDIHSSEEAVIAAETVDCLQIPAFLCRQTELISAAAKTGLALNIKKGQFMAPEGMNEAADKAKAAGGTKIMLTERGTTFGYHDLVVDFRSLIIMRQLGYPVVFDCTHSVQKPGAAGDSSGGSPEFVLPLARAAAVVGVDGIFLETHPDPSKAKCDKHSQLRLKLLDEIVERILEVWGF, from the coding sequence ATGGCCGTTGCAGGATTCAACATCGGGACAGTAGAAGTCGGAACAGGCAAGCCTTTTTTCATAGCCGGACCTTGCGTGGTCGAATCGAAAGAAATTGCTTTCGCCGCCGCCGAGGAGATTGTTCGGGTATCGGAGAAATATAATGTTTCGTTTATCTATAAATCATCCTATTTGAAAGCCAACCGTCAATCGATAAATTCATTTGCCACAATAGGGTCAGCAAAAGCCCTTCAAATTCTTAAGGATGTAAAAAGTGAATATAATATTCCCGTGTTAACAGATATTCATTCTTCGGAGGAAGCTGTCATAGCGGCTGAGACAGTTGATTGTTTGCAGATACCGGCGTTTTTATGCCGTCAAACCGAACTAATAAGCGCCGCCGCTAAGACCGGTTTGGCGCTAAATATAAAAAAGGGTCAGTTTATGGCGCCGGAGGGGATGAATGAAGCCGCCGATAAAGCCAAAGCCGCCGGCGGTACTAAAATCATGCTGACCGAGCGCGGCACCACCTTTGGCTATCATGATTTAGTCGTCGATTTCCGTTCGTTAATAATCATGCGGCAGCTTGGCTATCCGGTCGTATTCGACTGTACTCATTCGGTGCAGAAGCCGGGTGCGGCAGGCGATTCATCCGGCGGGTCGCCTGAATTTGTCTTGCCGTTAGCGCGAGCCGCGGCAGTTGTAGGTGTGGATGGCATATTCCTTGAGACTCACCCCGATCCCTCAAAAGCAAAATGTGATAAACACAGCCAGTTGAGATTGAAATTATTGGATGAGATAGTTGAACGAATTTTGGAGGTATGGGGTTTTTAG
- a CDS encoding CTP synthase: MSRTAKQPKFIFITGGVTSSLGKGIAAGSIGLLLKSRGLNVMLQKFDPYINVDPGTMNPFQHGEVFVLDDGSETDLDLGHYERFIDVDLNRLCNVTSGQVYDAVIQRERRGDYLGATVQVIPHITDEIKSRCTRLARQYENVDIIITEIGGTVGDIESLPFMEAIRQMGLDYGRENTLYIHLTLVPYLKTSDELKTKPTQHSVKMLREIGIQPDILICRSIKELSRDIKKKIALFCNVPPEAVIQDLDCSTIYEVPILFHHELVDNLVVHYLKLLCKDLDLTEWKEMVHKINNPKHTVRIAICGKYINLKDAYKSINEAFIHGGIANDTQVELVWVSSEEIAEESAEKYLGNVDGVLIPGGFGDRGIEGKIAAIKYVRENKIPFLGLCLGLHCAIIEYARNVCGFNGADSYEFNQETKYPVIHLMDEQRQVTNMGGTMRLGSYPCVIKKGSVAAKIYGKLKINERHRHRYEVNNEYRDELGKKGMRFPGLSPDEKLVEMIELPDHPFFVGCQFHPELKSRPMSPHPLFKGFIEAALNYRKACEVSTGTVSDTTILKEQ, from the coding sequence ATGTCAAGAACAGCTAAACAGCCAAAATTTATATTTATAACCGGAGGAGTAACCTCCTCTTTGGGTAAAGGTATTGCCGCCGGCAGTATAGGATTATTGCTGAAATCACGGGGTTTGAATGTTATGCTTCAGAAATTTGACCCCTATATCAATGTTGACCCCGGTACTATGAATCCATTTCAACATGGTGAGGTTTTCGTTTTGGATGACGGCTCTGAAACCGATCTTGATCTTGGCCATTATGAACGATTTATTGATGTCGATTTAAACCGATTATGCAATGTTACTTCCGGGCAGGTTTATGATGCTGTTATTCAACGCGAGCGCCGCGGAGACTATCTTGGTGCTACGGTGCAGGTAATTCCGCATATCACCGATGAGATTAAATCAAGATGCACTCGTCTCGCCCGTCAGTATGAGAATGTGGATATTATCATTACTGAAATCGGCGGCACAGTCGGTGATATAGAATCGCTGCCGTTTATGGAAGCAATTCGTCAAATGGGCTTAGACTACGGTCGGGAAAATACGCTGTACATCCATCTGACTTTAGTGCCTTATCTTAAAACCTCCGATGAGCTTAAGACCAAACCGACTCAACACTCCGTAAAGATGCTGCGCGAGATAGGTATCCAGCCCGATATATTAATCTGCCGGTCAATTAAAGAACTTTCTCGAGATATCAAGAAAAAGATAGCTTTGTTCTGTAATGTTCCCCCGGAAGCGGTTATTCAGGACCTCGATTGCTCAACAATTTATGAAGTGCCCATTTTATTCCATCACGAACTAGTTGACAACTTAGTTGTCCACTACCTTAAACTGCTCTGCAAAGATCTCGATTTAACCGAATGGAAAGAAATGGTTCATAAAATAAACAACCCCAAACACACAGTGCGTATTGCTATTTGCGGCAAATATATAAATCTCAAGGATGCCTATAAGTCAATTAACGAGGCTTTCATACATGGCGGTATTGCCAATGACACTCAAGTTGAATTAGTCTGGGTATCATCCGAGGAGATTGCCGAGGAAAGTGCTGAAAAATATTTGGGCAATGTCGATGGTGTATTAATCCCAGGTGGTTTCGGCGATAGGGGCATCGAGGGTAAAATTGCAGCAATAAAATACGTGCGCGAGAATAAAATCCCATTCCTTGGTTTATGTCTTGGTTTGCATTGCGCCATTATTGAATATGCCCGCAATGTTTGCGGTTTTAATGGCGCCGATTCTTATGAGTTTAACCAGGAAACAAAATATCCGGTAATTCATCTGATGGACGAACAGCGCCAGGTTACCAATATGGGCGGCACTATGCGGCTGGGTTCATATCCGTGTGTTATCAAGAAAGGCTCGGTTGCTGCCAAAATTTACGGTAAATTAAAAATAAACGAACGTCACCGTCATCGCTACGAAGTTAATAACGAATACCGTGATGAACTTGGTAAAAAAGGAATGCGCTTCCCCGGATTATCGCCGGACGAAAAGTTAGTCGAAATGATTGAACTTCCCGATCATCCATTTTTTGTCGGCTGTCAGTTCCATCCCGAATTAAAATCCAGGCCTATGTCGCCTCATCCGCTTTTTAAGGGATTTATAGAAGCTGCTCTCAATTATAGAAAAGCCTGTGAAGTTTCAACCGGTACTGTATCTGATACTACTATTCTTAAGGAACAATGA
- a CDS encoding DUF362 domain-containing protein produces the protein MKRRDFIKQTASAAAASLVISGGILICGNRNNDAQKVSKKFLLKNYRVKSKPDWPILSIAHGQDYRRVVASALAIFGGIEPFISKGEKVCLKPNIGWDRTPELAANTNPEVVAELVRLCLKAGAAKVTVVDVSCNDPKRTFNRSGIKAAAEAEGAEVIIPNRNHYAMTDFGDDSLGRWKVLKPVIECDKLINMPVVKHHSLSGITSGMKNWFGVITGPRNRLHQDIHYSIAELGRLFQPTLTIEDATRVLVRNGPTGGRINDVKVCDSIVISPDQVAADAYVARFLNKTPTDFPYIAIAEQKGLGVINPPENKIASVEV, from the coding sequence ATGAAGCGCCGGGATTTTATCAAACAAACAGCCAGCGCCGCTGCCGCCTCACTGGTTATAAGCGGCGGCATTCTGATATGCGGAAACCGTAATAATGATGCTCAAAAAGTGAGCAAAAAATTCCTGCTGAAAAATTACCGCGTTAAATCAAAGCCAGATTGGCCAATACTGTCAATAGCTCATGGCCAGGATTATCGCCGGGTTGTCGCTTCGGCATTAGCCATTTTTGGAGGAATAGAACCATTCATATCTAAAGGCGAAAAAGTATGTCTCAAGCCCAACATCGGTTGGGATAGAACGCCTGAACTGGCGGCTAATACTAACCCTGAGGTTGTGGCTGAGCTTGTCAGGCTTTGTCTGAAAGCCGGCGCTGCCAAGGTTACAGTTGTCGATGTTTCCTGTAATGACCCTAAACGCACATTCAACAGATCCGGCATAAAAGCCGCCGCGGAAGCCGAGGGCGCTGAAGTGATCATCCCTAATAGAAACCACTATGCTATGACAGATTTCGGCGATGACAGTCTGGGCAGATGGAAAGTATTGAAGCCGGTCATTGAATGCGATAAGCTTATCAATATGCCGGTGGTGAAGCATCACTCGCTATCGGGGATAACATCCGGGATGAAAAACTGGTTCGGTGTTATAACCGGCCCCCGAAATCGCCTGCATCAGGATATTCATTATAGTATAGCCGAGCTTGGAAGGCTGTTTCAGCCTACACTTACCATTGAAGACGCCACAAGAGTTCTTGTGAGAAATGGTCCGACAGGCGGCAGAATCAATGATGTTAAGGTTTGCGACAGCATTGTCATATCTCCCGACCAGGTTGCCGCTGATGCGTATGTTGCCCGTTTTCTCAACAAAACACCGACAGATTTTCCATACATCGCAATCGCCGAACAGAAGGGATTGGGAGTGATTAATCCGCCGGAAAATAAAATCGCAAGTGTTGAAGTATGA
- the kdsB gene encoding 3-deoxy-manno-octulosonate cytidylyltransferase, whose protein sequence is MPKVIGIIPSRYNSKRFPGKPLATLAGLPIIVRVIKQAQKATILDDVIVATDDERIAEVVRKHEGKAVITSGKFSCGTDRIASVAKNLKADIVMNIQGDEPMLSPEVITKTANYLIDNPKAVMSTACSKITDFSEIDNPNDVKVVIAKDNRALYFSRSRLPWFENKNGQTGSDLPEIYRHIGIYSFTAEFLQTFASLKQTPLELTEGLEQLRALENGYDIYCLKASQVFSGIDSREDLSRAEKILQNLR, encoded by the coding sequence GTGCCGAAAGTAATCGGAATAATTCCCTCAAGATATAACTCGAAGCGGTTTCCGGGTAAACCATTAGCCACTCTGGCCGGATTGCCTATAATTGTTCGTGTCATTAAGCAAGCGCAAAAAGCTACTATTCTCGATGATGTAATTGTTGCCACCGATGACGAACGTATTGCCGAGGTTGTTAGAAAGCACGAGGGCAAGGCTGTAATCACAAGCGGCAAGTTCAGTTGCGGCACTGATCGAATAGCATCAGTTGCTAAGAACCTGAAAGCGGATATTGTAATGAACATTCAGGGGGATGAGCCGATGTTGTCGCCTGAGGTTATCACCAAAACCGCTAACTATTTAATAGACAATCCGAAAGCAGTAATGAGCACAGCCTGCAGTAAAATAACAGATTTTTCAGAAATAGATAATCCTAATGATGTTAAAGTTGTAATTGCCAAAGACAACCGGGCTTTGTATTTTTCACGAAGCAGGTTGCCTTGGTTTGAAAATAAAAATGGTCAGACCGGTTCTGATTTACCTGAAATTTACAGGCATATCGGAATATATAGTTTCACTGCAGAGTTTTTACAAACATTCGCTTCACTAAAACAGACGCCTTTGGAGTTGACCGAGGGCTTAGAACAATTGAGGGCATTGGAAAACGGCTATGATATATATTGTCTAAAAGCATCACAAGTGTTTTCAGGTATTGATTCCAGGGAAGATTTATCGAGGGCAGAAAAAATATTACAGAATCTGAGGTAA